A window of Mucilaginibacter robiniae genomic DNA:
CGAAGGTATGAATATTCTGATAGTCCCTCCTTTATTAACTACGCCTTTTTGCAGAACCAGTTGCCAGCCTTTAATTACTTCGCCCAAAGCAAATGAGGGATGATAAGTACCTGTTTGTTGAAACGAAGTTGAACTTCCCAGCTTGTAAGCTGAATAACCCACCGTAATTTGGGTAGAGGAAGTATAAACTGAGCTGGTTGTACCTTTTTGCAATACAATGTAGCGGATACCAGTAGTATCACTAGGACTTAACTTTTCGGCTGTTAAGTTGTTAGCTGTAATGTAATCAGTTATGAGTTGATCATCAATAGCACTTTGATTGCTGTTAACCACAGCAGGATCATCGACTTTTTTACAGCCGGCAAAAATGCATACACACAAACTTAATATAATTAAAACCTTATTCATGCGGTTTATTCAATCGGCAAATTTACTGTTTTAAACAGCAAATAACACAGCTTAACACTTTTTAACAATTAGATACGTTAACGACACTATATTATTGTTGCTAAGGGTACTAATTTACAGATTGGAGTCTGGCTTATAATCTAAAGTAAGCTGATTGATTTTTTTAAGTGATTGTGTAAGTAGTTGTTTTTCCCGATCGCTGATGTGCTGATTGAGGTAGGCATTAAATTGTTTTACGACCTGACGGGCCATCTGCCGCTTTTCTTTACCCATATCCGTTAGGTAAACAGTTACGGAGCGCTTGTCGCCTTTATTGTTTTGCCGGTAAATTAAACCCATTTGTTCCAGTTGGCTTAGCATTCTGGATAAGCTTGTTGCTTTGAGGCCCAGCAAGGCCGCTACCTGCGATACGGTAGTACCTTCCTGCTCATCAATATTAAT
This region includes:
- a CDS encoding MarR family winged helix-turn-helix transcriptional regulator, whose product is MQGNGKRQETIDYLLKIVWQNMAYRYNQIVSEFGITQSIGYLLINIDEQEGTTVSQVAALLGLKATSLSRMLSQLEQMGLIYRQNNKGDKRSVTVYLTDMGKEKRQMARQVVKQFNAYLNQHISDREKQLLTQSLKKINQLTLDYKPDSNL
- a CDS encoding FKBP-type peptidyl-prolyl cis-trans isomerase, translating into MNKVLIILSLCVCIFAGCKKVDDPAVVNSNQSAIDDQLITDYITANNLTAEKLSPSDTTGIRYIVLQKGTTSSVYTSSTQITVGYSAYKLGSSTSFQQTGTYHPSFALGEVIKGWQLVLQKGVVNKGGTIRIFIPSRYAYGPYAQTELGLPANTVLDFTITIFDVTN